The Ostrinia nubilalis chromosome 11, ilOstNubi1.1, whole genome shotgun sequence genomic sequence GATCAATAATTCTTAACGAAATACAAACGAATTCAGTATGcaatattatataaaaaaaacgaGGATTTAGAAGCAAACCGTATTTATGGTacgaaaatataataataaaatagtgtACATACCACTTGGTTTTCTCCAACGTTCTTACCACTTCTGACTTATTAGAAATTCAGGTCAACTCCGGAAATAACACCCACAGGATCCAATCAATTACTATATTTCTCTTCGTACAGAAATTTACAAGATTGATAAAACAAGCGCCGCACGCGTCACGCTCCGATGGCCGCCGGCGACAGATTGGCGCCTGCTTTCAAAACAGGACTGTCTAAGGCAAAATATTCGTTGAACGACTATACAATGTAGGTAATTTcaaatgttattaataaaatggaAGCCTGATTGCTAACATGTGGACTGATGTGATGTGATAGGATATGAGTGACTTTAACCCACATGTGTGATGTGAAgatgttataaaaaaatgttcttgcaATTATTAATTTCGATGTATCCTTTATTCTCAAATAAATATGAACTTAAATCTATGGtgccgtacctacctataattattttctataattaattatagatttttttataatattatagatacctaggtgacatgcaatgtttgccacttagtgcggtgggatcatggttaaaataaattacccatagacccactggcaaacactgttcagaacggtgggacaacgggtaaaaaaaattacccgtggacccaccagggggacatgttggggggaccacgggtaaaagccggAATTACCTACCAGTTTTACGCAAGctcgtattttataaaatagctGTAACTTAATtggcattattatttttgtgattGAAAGACAAATAATTACTTTGACACTACTCAAAAACTAAATCGTTTTGGGCGACCTGATGACTCTTATTGTTTACCTTAAGCGTTGGTAAAGTTGCCAAGTTAGCCAAAACTTCATTTAAGTATATTcccatgatttaaataattGGTCACGCCGTTAGCCGTTAACAAGAAACCAATTTTAGATTTAAACTTTGGACATCAATTTTTTTTCGCGTATGACGTAACGATCGATCAACCTTTTtacaaatataattatttaagttgCGAATATAAAGATATCTGATTATAAATAGAAAGAACTTCAAACAGTCAAGACAGTCAGCATCTTGGCGAGTCAATCAAACGTTTATGCAAATCATTATGGCGGATAAATGCCATTGATCGAGAACCAGTTAATGTCAGTGATTACACCAACTATAAATAAGGAAACTGCAGTGAACTTGACAGTGAAATTGTGTATCAATCGCCATGAGGGTCTTAAGTctgatatttttctatactttaGCAACGGTAAGTAGGTTTAAATTCTTCAATGAGTTTTGTGTTGATTAAGATATTAATTGTATGTACTCGTACATTGAAAAATATTGACTATTGGGAAATTTACAAAAGGCACCAAAATTCAATTTTCCAGCTTTCAAAGCTATTGAATTGGTCGTATTTTATATTCAtgctgttgtttttttttttcagggcaATTTTGTGCAACTTGCTATGGTTAGAGTCAATGAGGGACTATTGCTGGGTGTGCGAAAAAAGCTGTCCACTGGTCTAGGAGAATACTACAGTTTCAAAGGGATTCCTTATGCTGAAGCACCAGTTGGAGACTTGCGATTTAAGGTAACGAACGAAATTTAGTACTAAATATAGTAAAATTAAcgtcaaaaatttattttaaaattttgagtcGAATTTACCACGAATACGAGTATTTGCCTTCCGCAAGACCTGACCTAAACATTGGCATAATTCACGTTCTAAATTCacattcacaagggtcatttcgatagaactcTTTAGGATCGATTACTCGATAgtatcgcaactcagcgatttgttgtcgttgaggttttgttacgtgaatacggCTACTTATCTAGTTTTGTAATTAGTAACCaacttgatttaaaaaaaatatatttgtgttcTGCTTTACAGGATCCCATACCCATCAAACCATGGAGAGGCGTGAAAGAGGCAATAATACACGGTTCACTTTGCCCTCAATTTTCTAGAGTAGTCAATATGTATGTCCCTGGTAGCGAAGATTGTCTGTATTTAAAAGTTTACACGCCAGACTTGAAGCCAGAAAAACCTCTCACAGTAATGTTTTACATTTATGGAGGTGGCTTTGTTAGTGGATCAGGAAACTCATATGTATACGGCCCAGATTTTATTGTTGAAAAGAATGTCGTTTTGGTAACTATTAACTACAGGGTCGATGCTTTGGGATTCCTTAACCTGGACACGAAGGATGTTCCGGGTAGTGCTGGTATGAAAGATCAGAGCCTTGCGTTAAAATGGGTTCATGACAACATCCATAAATTCGGTGGTGATCTGGACAAAGTGACCATTTTTGGAGAAAGCGCAGGGTCAGCGTCAGTGACTTATCATTTACTGTCACCAATGTCTAAAGGATTATTTAAACGAGCTATAGCTATGAGCGGCGTTACATTTTGCGAGTGGGCCATCAGTTACGAGACCGCAAAACGATCTTTTGCACTTGGAAACATGTTGGGAAGCAACACGACCGATCCAAACGAAATGTTGGAGTTCCTGCAAAGGCGAcccattttgaaattaattcaCAAGTTTCCTACGGTCATGCCAGTTGAAGAAAACTGGGCTATTGGGCTGAAAATGTCGCCGTACGTACCTGCTCCCGAAAAAAACTTTGGGCAAAAACGATTTTTAGTAGAGTCCGCGACTGAGAGTCTTaaaaaaggaaaaattaattcagtaGACCTGATGATAGGATACACCAGTTTGGAATATTTGTATCAGTTGCGTAGACTCGGCAATTCACTAGAAAGGTACAACAATATGCGCGAATTATTGATACCTCGTGAAATTACTTATTACGGGCGAAAAAATATTGACAAGAATGCATTAGCAGCGAAAATATCCGAACAATATTTTGGTAAAAGGGATATCAATAACGAAACAGTTAAGGAGTTCCTTGACTACCAAAGTGAAGAAATATTTGTGTACAACATAAACAGGTTTTTAAGGCACCTGCCAAATGGGAATAAAAAGTTCTTGTACAAATTCTTCTGCATATCAGAAATAAACAAATTCACGCCCGACGGAGAACTGTATGGAATAACTGGAGTAGGACATACGGATGATTTGCGATATGTCTTTGATATCCAACTTGGCAGAAACCAAACAGTTGACGTATCATCAGAAGCTTACAGACTTATTAATCAGACAGTCACATTATTTACAAACTTTGCAAAATATGGTTaagtttttgtataaaatttaaattttcataaaaatgaccaATCGATTTCTCATAGTATAAgaacaatgaaaataaaaaacataataaataatggtaGCGGCcttcatccagcgcctttctgctacctttatgaggtggtcggtccaccttgtggatgatCAGACGGAAgccattgggagaggcctatgttcagcagtaaacATCCTGTggttaaaatgatgatgataaatagaATCTCcttttaatatctttttttttttttttagaaaccCGACTCTTAGAAGATTGCGCGCGACATGGCCAGAGTACGACAATGCTTCGAAGCAGTACATGGTCATTAACTCCACCCTGCGCGTTGACATCAACCCTGACGCTGGAGCCAATCTGCCGTCCTATCACTATAATGCCGTTAACCCACAATTGgtcaattttgacttttgaataccatccgaatcagaaaaaaatgcttAATCTAGCACTATTATCGAAATTTTTATATCTTGTTTAGTTcctgagataaaaaaaataagaaagccGCTAACTGCTTCGCCTTTGCAAGATTACATAACTAAAATGCAGTTACATTACATTTCTTAGCTTAAACGCGGTTAAGCGTCTTTAATtgttattagaattaaaaatttaagaaaaattacAAAGCTTTATTGCCGTTATTTACAATTTCTAGTCAATACAGCCGTTAAGGTACTTTAACGACAATATTGCTAAGCTGCTCTTTGCAAAGCTTTAATAGACTCCTCAAGACTAAAACGCCGTTAAGTATAATTATTAGACTTAAACGCAACAAAGGTCCAATAACGGCATTATAGCTTTGTAttacatgaatttatttattgaaattgcaCTAGTGAATTCACCATTAAGGCTAACCAAATGTAACAATCTAtgtgttttttacatttttacaagacTTAAATGCCGTTAACCTACATTCCTAAACTATAATGCGGCTATGTTCAAAAAGTTGAATGAAGTGTTCTAAGCGTCGTTGCGTGCGTCGATCACTCAGTTCAGTCAGAGTTActgatgtgccgctgagaacgctcccgggaatattcctAGCGttctcaacaaaataaatttagttttaattttatgtttgttgtttattaatatgtgaTGTGCAATGTTTCTCTTTTATTAtctaagactagtcgttataaacaaggtaTGAAACGTGttagtgagatattgctgtcttgtcATTATTTTCGTGGCTAATGCGCACTGCAACTTTAGGACACGGCAGCGCGGTAATTGAGCttcagtgtgcctctgagttttaaatgatgaacacgttgcgttttgttttctaattttaaaaattagtaaGAGAAGCCTGGTGTTCGGTCATTTTActtgttcattttgttttacatCTTCTATGTTAGACGAAGACATAACGCTCGTTTGTTTCAGGCAAATGTCGTTCaacggctggacaaaggtctcctcaaggatttccacaacgaccggtcctgcgccgcccgcatccaggcacctctcgtgacctttaccagatcgtcgatccatctAGAGGGGCCTGCCTGCCCACACTATGTCTTCAGGCTCAttgtcgccactcgagaatttttctaCCCCATCGGCCATATTCAgctctgccacttgattttagcaattctgcgggttatgtcggtcactttggtttttctacggatctcctcatttctgattcgatcacgcagggaaactatgcttggcatagcacgctccatcgccctttgggtccACATCACAAATCCGTATactatcactggcaacacaaaCTGGTcacagacttttgtcttaagacactgcggtattatTTCGGACGTGgaaatatcgcgaagcttcccgaacgctgcccagccgagctggattcgacgATCGACGTCtctctcaaagttggacctacctaactatcCAGTTAGTACCTATACCTGATGGTTTGtctcaggtatacataattgtcaacaacttcgagtgtagtctccaactttcaaaggagtgggtgcaacacggacatttgacatgatttttgtcttgtccatgttcattttgagacccacttgttgcgaggctctactgaggccatcgagcattgtgcctagatctgccacaactacgatatcgtctgcaaatcgaaggtgggtgaagaactcgccgttgatatttatgctgaatcctctccagcccagaagcttgaaaacatcttccagggcggtggtaaataGTTTCGGTGATAttacgtctccctgtctcacccctcgctgcaactggataggttttgttaattatgaaaaatctaaaacgttaaaataacgatatagttgtggccaatgagttgctgtcatagtgacattgacaatacgtcaatgtcacgctagcatcaaacgtcagaatagagggacgcgcggagacgactccgcgcgcttttgtgctaagtgatgaattgtatctaaaataaggcaatataatgtgaaagatgagtatccagtgttttatttatgagaatagatcgaccggcctctaatagttcagaagtgagatctgaaacctatgatagtaacgtgatttcaaagtgttccaggtGACCAATGTCTCGTGTGATTTGTCACGAATATTAACACAAAACGCCCACGGTTCTATGATTATAATGGAATATGATGAAGAGAGAATGTCATGGAAAACACGCTGACAACTGTGTGAgatgcagaaaagtatttaagtacgagAAATGATGGACGCAAATTATGAAGATGCTCCTCCCGTAACTTGGCTTGTGGTCACGTAAGTGGTGAACAATTTGATTAACGATGGCCCCAGAGCaggtatgatttattattattatcgattattccaacaacaacaatattaacacatttcCTTTTTGAGCAAAATAATGCATGGAAGTGAATGAAGCATCAAATGTTATAGGTATTGTCAGTCTTTACTGATAATGCCAGGAATGTGTG encodes the following:
- the LOC135076339 gene encoding juvenile hormone esterase-like isoform X2; the encoded protein is MRVLSLIFFYTLATGNFVQLAMVRVNEGLLLGVRKKLSTGLGEYYSFKGIPYAEAPVGDLRFKDPIPIKPWRGVKEAIIHGSLCPQFSRVVNMYVPGSEDCLYLKVYTPDLKPEKPLTVMFYIYGGGFVSGSGNSYVYGPDFIVEKNVVLVTINYRVDALGFLNLDTKDVPGSAGMKDQSLALKWVHDNIHKFGGDLDKVTIFGESAGSASVTYHLLSPMSKGLFKRAIAMSGVTFCEWAISYETAKRSFALGNMLGSNTTDPNEMLEFLQRRPILKLIHKFPTVMPVEENWAIGLKMSPYVPAPEKNFGQKRFLVESATESLKKGKINSVDLMIGYTSLEYLYQLRRLGNSLERYNNMRELLIPREITYYGRKNIDKNALAAKISEQYFGKRDINNETVKEFLDYQSEEIFVYNINRFLRHLPNGNKKFLYKFFCISEINKFTPDGELYGITGVGHTDDLRYVFDIQLGRNQTVDVSSEAYRLINQTVTLFTNFAKYG
- the LOC135076339 gene encoding esterase B1-like isoform X1; this translates as MRVLSLIFFYTLATGNFVQLAMVRVNEGLLLGVRKKLSTGLGEYYSFKGIPYAEAPVGDLRFKDPIPIKPWRGVKEAIIHGSLCPQFSRVVNMYVPGSEDCLYLKVYTPDLKPEKPLTVMFYIYGGGFVSGSGNSYVYGPDFIVEKNVVLVTINYRVDALGFLNLDTKDVPGSAGMKDQSLALKWVHDNIHKFGGDLDKVTIFGESAGSASVTYHLLSPMSKGLFKRAIAMSGVTFCEWAISYETAKRSFALGNMLGSNTTDPNEMLEFLQRRPILKLIHKFPTVMPVEENWAIGLKMSPYVPAPEKNFGQKRFLVESATESLKKGKINSVDLMIGYTSLEYLYQLRRLGNSLERYNNMRELLIPREITYYGRKNIDKNALAAKISEQYFGKRDINNETVKEFLDYQSEEIFVYNINRFLRHLPNGNKKFLYKFFCISEINKFTPDGELYGITGVGHTDDLRYVFDIQLGRNQTVDVSSEAYRLINQTVTLFTNFAKYETRLLEDCARHGQSTTMLRSSTWSLTPPCALTSTLTLEPICRPITIMPLTHNWSILTFEYHPNQKKMLNLALLSKFLYLV